TGCAGAAGTTAGTAAATGCTGCAGGTGTTGCCTTTAAAAGTTTAAATGTGTGTAATACACTTGGATTAAATCCATGCCTTGGTTAATACAAACCACTGTTTCATGTAATGTAGACTGTTCCCGTCAATGCTACATCCCACCATGTCCATGCATAGCTCTCATCCATCTATTGTACTTACTTGAGCTCACTGAGCTTCTTCTCCTTGATCTGGTCAAGGCGGATGCGGCGTAGACGGGCTTCCTCATTCAGACGGTCTCCTTCTTTGTAGATCTCTTTGCGCAGGGCAATAGCCTGCATCTCCCGCTCCCTCACTTGCTGGCGCACCCCCTCTGCATGACGCAACAATTTGATCCTGTgtttctcctccttttccttctctttaGAGATGGATGCCTGCTGGGCCCTGGGGTGACAAAAATGACCACCCTGTAAAACATCTATCTCTACTTGACTAAGATTTTCAAACCTGGTGATTTAGGGCTTATTGGAGCATGGTGTTATGCTTCTATTCATAAAACCATTTCATTATACTACATGTACCGTGATTTAAAAGGTAATAACTGCATTGTATCATGGCATACCTCAACACCCTTTCAAACTCAGCCCTCTCACGCCCAGCCTCAATAGACAGGAGGTGCTCCTTGTGTGTCACTTGTTGTAAGCGAGCTGCCTTCAACCTCTCTTCCACCTCTGCCTTCTTCTTGAGctgctctttctctttttttctccaatccCTTTCTGCTGCTTCCTGATTTCTCCTGGCTCGAAGCTCATCCTGACAAAGTGACACATAAAACCACTGTCACCCTTCTTCCATACTTATTGTAGTCAGTTATGACAACAGTAACCATTCAGTGTGAGCCACTGTATAACAAATACTCACCTGCTCTGCCttgtggtctctctctctttcttgcatGGCTCGCAGTCTGGCcacctccttctccttttctctcatgATGCGTCTCTGTTCAGCCTCGTACTCAGCTTCCCGCTCCTGTAGGGTCACATAAAAGTACAGTATATTTGGTTACATTTATCCAAATGTGATCTTTACCCAATTTTTTGATCAATCAAAAGATCtatttgcagaaaaacatcaggCTGCAAAAAACCTCAGAGGTATGTGGAGGTCTCTCACCATTTTCTTGCGGGTGTATTCCACGGCCCGGAGGTCAGCaagtctctcctcttctttcttgCGCTCCTTGGCCAGAAAGCTTTCCTCATTAATACGAAGGATCTCCTGCTGCAAACgctgcctctcctccttctttctctccagaGCCTGGGGGAGAACCACACACAGGTCAGTAAGTACTCACCATTGTGTTGTTTGTTGGTAGAGTAACTGATTGGACAATGTGCTAATTGTTTTAACAGTGAAAACTAGACTCATCAGGACCACACACAGGTCATGGgccaaataaatgaatgaagaaTTCCCCAACTCATATGGAAAAGGCTGTACATTATCCTGGCAAAAGAAAACTGCTGTACTGTACAAGGAGACTTGTCTTTAGCTAACAATacctccagctcctccatctGTATCCTCTCTAGGTTCTCCAGCATTTGCTGGCCCTCCTGCTCTTTTATCTCATCCTGCAGCATCCTGTCCTCCAGTCGCTCCTCAATCTGTTTCACAATCAGCTGCTTTCCCCTAAAGAGACAAACATCAAAAATAGCACGACAGCACAGAAGGGAGTGTTGTATATGCTGTGTATTTGACGTTAAAttggtctttgtttgtttgtgtgagcaAGAGTGCCCTCACTGGATCCTCTGATGTTTGCGCAGCTCATCGATCTGCTCCTGGGCCTCCAGGGCTTTCCTGCGGTCCACCTCCATCATGGCATCAAGccgcctctcctcctcctgcagtTCAGTCAGGATCTGCTGCCTCTCCAAGATCTGGGCGTCCCGCACTGCATGGCACTGGGCACCCAGGATCAACTGGGCCACCACAATAAGGTACAATTCCTTGTGTCAGATGCAccgacccagtcgtctagccatcccaatttggcccttgtcaaagtcgctcagatccttacgcttgcccatttctcctacttctaacacatcaactttgaggacagaatgttcacatgctgcctaatatatcccacccactgacaggtgccatgataatgagattatcagtgttattcacttcacctgtcagtggtcataatgttatggctgatcagtgtatactgaatatatatagctctggaaaaagtaaGAAACCACTggagctttttctttcctttccaaaaaagttgaaaaggaatctgttgagtgaggaacagaagcgttcagtttgcagtggtctcttaatatattttttttaagttaatgCCTATAAGTAACTGAAGAAATCTGGGAATATTACCTATTGATGTTGGAAATGAATCTGAgaagaaaataatatgaaagAGAAAGACTGAACGGTTGGCCCTGTTGTTGTACCTCATTGAGTTTCTTGACTTCGTCTTCCTGCTCCATCCTCATAGCGTTGGCTCTTTCCAACAGGTACTGAGCTCTTTCCTTTGCCTCAGCTTCCAGCTCGCTTAGACCCTGGTTCTTCTGACGGGACAGATCAGCCTGACGGATATGTGCCTTCCTCTCCTCAGCAGCATCCTGGCCAGGAAAACCAGAAACATTGTGGAACGGTGCAAGTGGTTTGCTTTCTTGCTGTTAACGTTTACACAAGGGTGTAGAGCCGAAGCTGGGCCCTGTAGTATCAGTTCACCAAGTTTTCATGTGGGAAAGAGCGCTTACAAAGTCATCATCCTCTCTAGAGTTGCAAAATTGTATCCAATGTTTTCTGAATAACCTGATTAAGTACACAATCCAAAGAGAATAAGAACAATATCCTGAATCTTTTAAACAAGATTTTAGGAAAATACGGGAAAGTTACTGGAACTTTACGTCCTTTCTCACCATagccatttctctctccttctgctgGGCTTCCAACATTGCCTCCCGCTCCTCCCTGGTTGGAACTCGAGAAGCAGTGGCAATCCTCTGAATCTCAGAGGGGCGCAGAATGATGGACAGCCCAGATGGATCCTCACTCGGGATCCTGGgaaaattacaaaattatttgttttttatttgtaattcacCACCTGAAAGATGTAACTGTCTGAATATCTTTATTAGTGCAATTCAAGTTCATGCAttctttttaatgatattgcaGTATTAAGCAaagtacaaaaaaatgtatttgcacatAGCAGAGTAATTGCTTCACATAGTGTGagaaaaattacttaaatgtaaaataaaacaattaaacacaAGTTGTGGAATGCTGAAAATACATTAGACGTGATTAACACATTCACAGTATAACAGAATGAGAAATAAAGGTATAGACAAATACTTGCTTAAGATCTCTGATTAGGTCTTTTGTGATAATGCGAACTGTCTCTGGTTTCTGAGTGTTCTGACTTGGAGCAGACTGGGACTGGCCCCATGGCCCTAAACCGCCACATCTCTCAGTTTCCTTGACATCGCAGGCTGACAAAGCCTtgggtaaaaacaaacatcttgcAGTTAAAATCCCCCAGGCTAACCTCATTACTACAATGAATTTTAGACATTgcaaaaataatcaaataatagATGGCTAACAAATGTGGCTCACCTGTTTTGTGGTTCCAAAGAGGGTCTCATCCACGTGAGAGGTTAGGGCACGGGTGCGATAGCGACGTGAATGGACGCTACCAGAGAGCCTCGTAGACGAAGACCCTATTACACTCTGGTTGCGAGAAAGTCAACAGCGTTAGTTCTGTTACAGTTATACAATGCTTTTACTTTTGTACAGACctacaaataacatttacaatgtactgtatctagctagctagcgagTTTGTAACGACAGTGATGCAAGCTTGTGCCTGGTCTGTCTTGACATCGTTGATTTCACTTACCATGATGATCCTAAAGAAATGTCCACTCtcatcaaaaataaattcaatATTTATAGGAACAATATCATTATAATAagacaataaaatgcacctatCTAGCTATTTTTCGATCTTTATTAAGGGAGAAGTGCTTCCTGATAATTAaggtgttttgttgttgtgtatCCATGGAAACCCCCATCGTCAACAGGAAGAGTACAAGTGGCCTCTGTGAAGCATCTTGAAAAAAGCCAGCTGAATCATCTCTTGTCTTGATTGACAATGGACGACCTAAGGagtcaaaatgtaataaagaaatatataatcaaatgaaTACACTCCTCAAAaagattaagggaacacttaaatcaaacACTGGGTCTCGATTGGGGAGATTCTAACTCACACTGGGATTCTAACTCACACTGCAaataaaagtaaacaatttaTATCACAGGacgttccaacttgcatgaatttcatcaccgcaactcataatgtgactcactagtgtgtatggcccccacgtgcttgtatgcactcccaacaacgtctgggcatgctcctaatgagatggcagatggtgtcctgggggatctccgcCCAGATCTGGATCTGTGAGCTCCTGGACattctgtggcgctacttggtgatgtcggatgcactgatacataatgtcccagaggttatCAATTAGATTAAGGTTTGGGGAATGTGAGGACCAGTGAATGGCATCAAtgtcttcgtcatccaggaactgcctacacactctggccacatgaggccaggcattgtgctgcaccaggaggaacccagggtccactgcaccagcgtaaggtctgaggatgggtctgaggatttcatcccggtacctaacagcagtcaaggtTGTCACATTACCTTTTTTTGGGTtgacctgttgtcactttcatttgcaccaaaacaggtgacattgattcacaatcactaaAGCTTCACTGAAGTTGaattgatttggtgttatactgtgatgattacgttttcccttaattcttttgagcagtgtaattacatacatattattttaagtggaaagttactatgaaatattttttattatcccacttttcaaaataatattatgatttttcataatgttatgatattaatacattgtttttccaAAGGGCTTTTTTCatcaaaataagtattttagAATATCATGGCCTATTTCATAATTGCATGTTATTTTTCAATAGAGAACACCAGTAGAGAAGATCATGAAGTTGACAGTTAAAAACTATCAAATACCTCGGTGAAGTAGACTGTGTTGGAGGTGGTTCCTGGATAAAGCTTTCCAGTTCCTGTATGGAGATACTTGGCCATTCTGCACTATTGAAGTTCAGCGTGGGTGACAGAACAGGTAATGCTGGGGCGCAAATACCAAAAACAGGGTGCTTCTCCCATTGACTGATTTGGGctataaacaaaaaagaaatggaaaatcATGTTTAATGCACATATCCAATCTATTCAGAACCATCAGAGAACACTTGAGGAGAGGAGGTCAAAGGGGTGAGTGTAAGGGAGTGAATCTGATTGTTGCAGATTACAGTATGTTATATTCAAAACTGGAATAATGGAGGATTGGGGCTTGATGGGAAAATATGCCCAAAATGACCAAACTGGCAACCTAAATTAACTGCAGTTGGCGGTGGCAATTTCAGTGTGAAGACACTAATTAACAGAATGATTGAGTAGCAAAACCTATTCTACCTTCCAACAATCTGTACTATCCAGAATATTCAAGGCTAAACCCTATGTAACCCTAGCTGCATgggctaaaaaaaaatcttaaggATTCCAGTGTTGATGGAGTAGACGCCAACTCTGTTAACATGATTATAAAATATTGTGGAAACATGGTAATCGTTCTGGCTAAGTTTTGCTTCACATTGAATGAATAGTCTCTTGAAATGTTAACTAACAACTTTCATTAATGAGCTAATGACACTGTTAAGGAAATGCTCTGTAATTTTGTGGGATCTGATAATACAGCTTGCGCAGTTTAACTTTTATGAGACAGAGAGCTTCATAGGGATAGGAATATTTGGGTTTGTGTCttgttcaccccccccccccatcagctGAAGGACCCACCCCCTATGTTTGCAGTCACCATTGGACTCCCCTATGAATCATTAACTGACCACACTCTCAATAACATCCAGGCACAACGTCATGGAGGGACAGTTGGGATCAGCTTGTAGGACTCGGAAATCAATCTTTAGATAGGAAAGTTGACCATTAACCCTACCTATTGATTACAGTTCCCTCCCACTTCTAACCAACTCAGTAGGCCCAATGCACTGTGGATCCTGACGCCAAAGTTCACAGTTAATGGGAGCTGAAGGACTATACTAGAGCTTTTTCCCTCCGTGCTTTTGTTTAATATCCTTCTTTCTTTAAGCTTTTCCTCCTCCACTGCAAAAACCATGGCGACCATGGGGTACGGACACTACCTTACCACCATTTTCACTGCCATGTTTGTGGGCTACACACTGTACTACTTTAACAGGAAGACCTTCTCCTTTGTGATGCCCTCTCTAATGCAAGATATCAGGCTGGACAAAGATGACCTCGGTAAGCCTCTTTTTTCCTGTTTCTGTTTCCTATTCCTAACAACAGTTTCCAACCAAAGTTTGATTGTTTTCACTTAATAATTCTCTGTCCACATTTCTAATCGAGCAGCATCATATGGGGATGGCTATGTTAATTATCAAAATCAATAAAACTTTGTGTTCTACCTTTCAGGGATGATCACTAGTAGCCAGTCTCTGGCTTATGCTATCAGCAAGTTTATCAGTGGCGTGCTTTCGGATCAGATCAGTGCCCGCTGGCTCT
The sequence above is a segment of the Esox lucius isolate fEsoLuc1 chromosome 1, fEsoLuc1.pri, whole genome shotgun sequence genome. Coding sequences within it:
- the cfap45 gene encoding cilia- and flagella-associated protein 45 yields the protein MSVIGSSSTRLSGSVHSRRYRTRALTSHVDETLFGTTKQALSACDVKETERCGGLGPWGQSQSAPSQNTQKPETVRIITKDLIRDLKIPSEDPSGLSIILRPSEIQRIATASRVPTREEREAMLEAQQKEREMAMDAAEERKAHIRQADLSRQKNQGLSELEAEAKERAQYLLERANAMRMEQEDEVKKLNELILGAQCHAVRDAQILERQQILTELQEEERRLDAMMEVDRRKALEAQEQIDELRKHQRIQGKQLIVKQIEERLEDRMLQDEIKEQEGQQMLENLERIQMEELEALERKKEERQRLQQEILRINEESFLAKERKKEEERLADLRAVEYTRKKMEREAEYEAEQRRIMREKEKEVARLRAMQERERDHKAEQDELRARRNQEAAERDWRKKEKEQLKKKAEVEERLKAARLQQVTHKEHLLSIEAGRERAEFERVLRAQQASISKEKEKEEKHRIKLLRHAEGVRQQVREREMQAIALRKEIYKEGDRLNEEARLRRIRLDQIKEKKLSELKAAGLPEKYCNEVERKVHALPALTH